In Janthinobacterium rivuli, a single genomic region encodes these proteins:
- a CDS encoding efflux RND transporter periplasmic adaptor subunit has translation MNIKLDKKQTIAIISIAAAGIVLAALILGTGKSGAPPAPAVKAEAHAEKKDEHGHEEVEGKLELTAAQSKAAGVVIATAAPGRIKTTVALPGEIRFNEDRTAHVVPRLAGVVEAVHADLGQLVKKGQVLAVIASTELSEQRSELLSAQRRLSLARSTYEREEKLWREKISAEQDYLQAQQAWREAEIAVQNAQQKLSALGATSTSKGPLNRYEIRAPFDGMVLEKHITLGEAVKEDANIFVISDLSTVWAEIAVPAKDLATVRMGGKAEVKASAFDASAQGTITYVGALLGEQTRTAKARISLLNPDMAWRPGLFVTVEVVSGEADAPVTVQSTAIQTVEDKPVVFVQVKDGYQATPVVPGRSDGTLTHIKQGLAAGTPYAAQGSFVLKSELGKDSAGHEH, from the coding sequence ATGAACATCAAACTCGACAAAAAACAGACGATCGCCATCATCTCCATCGCGGCCGCCGGTATCGTGCTGGCTGCCCTCATCCTCGGCACGGGCAAGTCCGGCGCCCCACCGGCCCCTGCAGTCAAGGCGGAAGCACATGCTGAAAAGAAAGACGAACATGGCCACGAAGAAGTGGAAGGCAAGCTGGAATTGACGGCGGCACAAAGCAAGGCAGCCGGCGTCGTCATCGCCACGGCCGCGCCGGGCCGCATCAAGACGACGGTGGCCCTGCCCGGCGAAATCCGTTTCAACGAAGACCGCACGGCCCACGTCGTGCCGCGTCTGGCCGGCGTGGTCGAAGCCGTGCATGCGGACCTGGGCCAGCTGGTGAAAAAGGGGCAAGTGCTGGCCGTCATCGCCAGCACGGAATTGTCGGAACAGCGCAGCGAGCTGCTCTCGGCGCAGCGGCGGCTGTCGCTGGCCCGCTCCACGTATGAGCGCGAAGAAAAACTGTGGCGCGAGAAAATTTCGGCCGAACAGGATTACCTGCAGGCCCAGCAAGCGTGGCGCGAAGCGGAAATCGCCGTGCAGAACGCGCAGCAAAAGCTCAGCGCCCTGGGCGCCACGAGTACCAGCAAAGGTCCGCTGAACCGCTACGAGATCCGCGCGCCGTTCGACGGCATGGTGCTGGAAAAACACATCACCCTGGGCGAAGCCGTCAAGGAAGACGCGAACATCTTCGTCATTTCCGACCTGTCGACCGTGTGGGCGGAAATCGCCGTGCCGGCAAAAGACCTGGCCACCGTGCGCATGGGCGGCAAGGCGGAAGTGAAAGCGTCCGCATTTGACGCCAGCGCGCAAGGCACGATCACCTATGTAGGCGCCTTGCTGGGCGAGCAGACACGCACGGCCAAGGCACGCATCAGCTTGCTGAACCCCGACATGGCGTGGCGTCCGGGCCTGTTCGTCACGGTGGAAGTGGTCTCCGGCGAAGCGGACGCGCCCGTCACCGTGCAGAGTACAGCCATCCAGACGGTGGAAGACAAGCCCGTCGTCTTCGTGCAAGTGAAAGATGGCTACCAGGCCACGCCCGTGGTGCCGGGCCGCAGCGATGGTACCTTGACGCACATCAAGCAGGGTCTGGCCGCTGGCACGCCGTATGCGGCGCAAGGCAGTTTTGTCCTGAAGTCCGAGCTGGGCAAAGATTCCGCCGGCCACGAACACTGA
- a CDS encoding efflux RND transporter permease subunit, giving the protein MFERLIRFAIDQRWLVMLAVAAMAGLGIYSYQKLPIDAVPDITNVQVQINTQSAGYSPLETEQRVTFPIETAMAGLPNLEQTRSLSRYGLSQVTVIFKDGTDIYFARQMINERLQEAKESLPAGITPKMGPVSTGLGEIYLWTVETQDGAKKPDGTPYTPTDLREIQDWIIKPQLRNVTGVTEINAIGGYAKQYQVAPYPEKLAAYGISLQDVVTALERNNSNVGAGYIEKQGEQLLIRAPGQVASKDDIGNIVVANVQGVAIRIRDVADVVLGRELRTGAATENGREVVLGTVFMLIGQNSRAVSQAVDKKMIEINRSLPKGVHAVTVYDRTVLVDKAINTVKKNLLEGAVLVIAILFLFLGNIRAAVITAMVIPLAMLFTFTGMVQYHVSANLMSLGALDFGIIIDGAVVIVENCVRRLAHAQQKLGRPLTLQERFHEVFSASQEARRPLLYGQLIIMVVYLPIFALTGVEGRMFTPMALTVVIALLGAMLLSITFIPAAVALFIGDKVAEKENAIMRTAKRWYAPLLDKVMRNTPVVLTGAAVAVVLSGLLATRMGSEFVPSLNEGDIAIQALRIPGTSLTQSLAMQQQLESKLMANHKEIARVFARTGTAEIASDPMPPNISDGYIMLKPRDAWPEPGKSREQLLAEIEATATSLPGNNYEFSQPIQLRFNELISGVRSDVAVKLFGDDMLVLDSTAAKIAGVLGKIPGATEVKVEQTTGLPMLTVQIDREQTARYGLNIADVQAAIATAIGGQEAGTLFQGDRRFDIVVRLPDSLRSDLEQLKRLPIALPLGAAAEGRARFIPLGEVASLQVAPGPNQISREDGKRRIVISANVRGRDIGSFVADATQQLQAQVAIPAGYWTSWGGQFEQLQSATKRLELVVPVALALVFVLLFAMFGNVKDGLLVFSGIPFALTGGIVALWLRDIPMSISAAVGFIALSGVAVLNGLVMIAYIRQLREQGMPLQEAIREGAITRLRPVLMTALVASLGFVPMAIATGTGAEVQRPLATVVIGGILSSTALTLLVLPLLYRLAYAARGRSD; this is encoded by the coding sequence ATGTTTGAACGTTTGATCCGCTTCGCCATCGACCAGCGCTGGCTGGTGATGCTGGCCGTGGCCGCCATGGCTGGCCTGGGCATCTACAGCTATCAAAAGCTGCCCATCGACGCCGTGCCCGATATCACCAATGTGCAGGTGCAAATCAATACCCAGTCCGCCGGCTATTCGCCGCTGGAAACCGAGCAGAGAGTCACCTTCCCCATCGAAACGGCCATGGCCGGCTTGCCGAATCTGGAGCAGACGCGCTCGCTGTCACGCTATGGCCTGTCGCAAGTGACCGTGATCTTCAAGGATGGCACGGACATCTATTTTGCACGCCAGATGATCAACGAGCGCTTGCAGGAAGCCAAGGAAAGCTTGCCGGCCGGCATCACGCCCAAGATGGGTCCCGTCTCCACGGGCCTCGGCGAAATCTACCTGTGGACGGTGGAAACGCAGGACGGCGCGAAAAAGCCGGACGGCACGCCGTACACGCCGACGGACCTGCGCGAAATCCAGGACTGGATCATCAAGCCGCAGTTGCGCAACGTCACGGGCGTGACGGAAATCAATGCCATCGGCGGCTACGCCAAGCAATACCAGGTGGCGCCGTATCCGGAAAAACTGGCCGCCTACGGCATCAGCCTGCAAGACGTGGTGACGGCGCTCGAACGCAACAACAGCAACGTGGGCGCCGGCTATATCGAAAAGCAGGGCGAGCAATTGCTGATACGCGCACCGGGCCAGGTGGCCTCCAAGGACGACATCGGCAACATCGTCGTCGCCAATGTGCAGGGCGTGGCCATCCGCATCCGCGACGTGGCCGACGTGGTGCTGGGGCGCGAATTGCGCACGGGCGCGGCCACCGAAAACGGCCGCGAAGTGGTGCTCGGCACCGTCTTCATGCTGATCGGACAGAACAGCCGCGCCGTCTCGCAAGCGGTCGATAAAAAGATGATCGAGATCAACCGCAGCCTGCCGAAAGGCGTGCACGCCGTCACCGTGTATGACCGCACGGTGCTGGTCGACAAGGCCATCAATACGGTGAAGAAAAACCTGCTCGAAGGCGCCGTGTTGGTGATCGCCATTTTGTTTTTGTTCCTCGGCAATATCCGCGCGGCCGTCATCACGGCCATGGTGATTCCGCTGGCCATGTTGTTCACGTTTACGGGCATGGTGCAATACCATGTCAGCGCCAACCTGATGAGTCTGGGCGCGCTGGACTTCGGCATCATCATCGATGGCGCCGTGGTGATCGTGGAAAACTGCGTGCGCCGCCTGGCCCATGCGCAGCAGAAACTGGGACGACCGTTGACCTTGCAGGAACGTTTCCACGAAGTGTTTTCCGCATCGCAAGAGGCGCGCCGTCCCTTGCTGTACGGCCAGCTGATCATCATGGTCGTGTACCTGCCGATCTTTGCGCTGACGGGCGTGGAAGGCCGCATGTTTACGCCGATGGCGCTGACGGTGGTCATCGCCCTGCTGGGCGCCATGCTGCTGTCGATCACCTTCATTCCGGCCGCCGTGGCGCTGTTTATAGGCGACAAGGTGGCGGAGAAGGAAAACGCCATCATGCGCACCGCCAAGCGCTGGTATGCGCCGCTGCTGGACAAGGTGATGCGCAACACGCCCGTCGTGCTGACGGGTGCGGCCGTGGCCGTCGTGCTGTCAGGCTTGCTGGCCACGCGCATGGGCAGCGAATTCGTGCCCAGCCTGAACGAGGGCGACATCGCCATCCAGGCCCTGCGCATCCCCGGCACCAGTTTGACGCAATCGCTGGCCATGCAGCAGCAGCTGGAAAGCAAGCTGATGGCAAACCACAAGGAAATCGCCCGCGTCTTCGCCCGCACGGGTACGGCCGAGATCGCGTCCGACCCCATGCCGCCGAATATTTCCGACGGCTACATCATGCTGAAACCCCGCGATGCATGGCCGGAACCGGGAAAATCGCGCGAGCAATTGCTGGCGGAAATCGAAGCGACGGCCACCAGTTTACCCGGCAACAACTACGAGTTTTCGCAACCGATCCAGCTGCGCTTCAATGAACTGATTTCCGGCGTGCGCAGCGACGTGGCCGTGAAACTGTTCGGCGACGACATGCTTGTCCTCGACAGCACGGCGGCGAAGATCGCCGGCGTGCTGGGCAAGATTCCTGGCGCAACAGAGGTGAAAGTCGAGCAGACCACGGGCCTGCCCATGCTGACGGTGCAGATCGACCGCGAGCAGACGGCCCGCTACGGCCTCAACATTGCCGACGTGCAAGCGGCGATTGCCACGGCCATCGGCGGGCAAGAGGCGGGCACCCTGTTCCAGGGCGACCGCCGCTTCGACATCGTCGTGCGCCTGCCCGACAGCCTGCGCAGCGACCTGGAGCAGTTGAAACGCCTGCCCATCGCCCTGCCCCTGGGCGCGGCGGCGGAAGGCCGTGCCCGCTTCATTCCGCTCGGTGAAGTAGCCAGCCTGCAAGTCGCGCCGGGGCCGAACCAGATCAGCCGCGAAGACGGCAAGCGCCGCATCGTCATCAGCGCCAACGTGCGCGGGCGCGATATCGGCTCGTTTGTGGCGGACGCCACGCAGCAGCTGCAAGCGCAAGTGGCCATTCCCGCCGGCTACTGGACCAGCTGGGGCGGCCAGTTCGAGCAACTGCAATCGGCCACGAAACGCCTGGAGCTGGTGGTGCCCGTGGCCTTGGCACTCGTGTTCGTCTTGCTGTTCGCCATGTTCGGCAACGTGAAGGATGGTTTATTGGTGTTCAGCGGCATCCCGTTCGCATTGACGGGCGGCATCGTCGCCCTGTGGCTGCGCGACATCCCCATGTCGATCTCGGCGGCCGTCGGCTTCATCGCCCTGTCCGGCGTGGCCGTGCTCAACGGCCTCGTGATGATCGCCTACATCCGCCAGCTGCGCGAACAGGGTATGCCCTTGCAAGAGGCGATACGCGAGGGAGCGATCACGCGCTTGCGGCCCGTGCTGATGACGGCGCTGGTGGCCTCGCTGGGTTTCGTGCCGATGGCCATCGCCACGGGCACGGGCGCCGAAGTGCAGCGTCCGCTGGCCACCGTGGTGATCGGCGGCATTTTATCGTCGACGGCATTGACCTTGCTGGTGCTGCCGCTGCTGTACCGGCTCGCGTATGCCGCAAGAGGTAGGTCGGATTAG
- a CDS encoding C13 family peptidase, which produces MTATLRASLRPYTLAGLLAFAALGMPPLCAAPAKAPAAETADGGRYFGPLVAGKMHGQGRLEYASGAFYEGGFARGVFSGQGKLRQASGVEYTGAFRQGAFDGLGRYTSPKGEIYAGSFVKGSFEGQGRFQGADGATFEGHFKHWRPHGAGKLTDTDGTVFEGEFVQGQVQGKAKVTTSDGIHYEGELKDWKFEGVGVLRTADGDEYRGGFKNGQFDGQGVLRYAVAQADGRREDSGNWTEGQLDDPAADKLTRDNIELALYHQRTLLDGALARIAPRDAAKKINLYLLGVAGDGAQEVFHRETVFVQRQFDRDYGTVGRSLMLVNSRNTVAQQPMATRTSIAASLDALGAKMDKANDILFLFLTSHGSPEHELALAQNGMDLHSLPAQELATMLKHSGIRWKVIVISACYAGGFIAPLKDDNTLIITAARSDRTSFGCDDQNDFTYFSEAYFKEALPKSTGFAEAFEQAKVLVRAREAADFREGGMETEEHSEPQLFQGKAIAAQLKAWRAQPR; this is translated from the coding sequence ATGACTGCCACGCTACGCGCCTCGCTTCGCCCCTACACCCTCGCCGGCCTGCTGGCCTTTGCCGCGCTGGGCATGCCGCCGCTGTGCGCCGCGCCAGCCAAGGCGCCGGCGGCGGAAACGGCCGATGGCGGACGCTATTTCGGCCCCCTCGTCGCGGGCAAGATGCATGGCCAGGGCCGGCTCGAATACGCGAGCGGCGCGTTCTACGAAGGAGGTTTTGCGCGCGGCGTGTTTTCCGGCCAGGGCAAGCTGCGCCAGGCGTCCGGCGTCGAATACACGGGCGCGTTCCGTCAGGGCGCCTTCGATGGCCTCGGCCGCTACACCTCGCCCAAGGGCGAAATCTATGCAGGCAGCTTCGTCAAGGGCAGCTTCGAGGGACAAGGCCGCTTCCAGGGCGCCGATGGCGCCACCTTCGAAGGCCATTTCAAGCACTGGCGCCCGCACGGCGCCGGCAAGCTGACCGACACGGACGGCACCGTCTTCGAAGGCGAATTCGTCCAGGGCCAGGTGCAGGGCAAGGCCAAAGTCACCACCAGCGACGGCATCCACTACGAAGGCGAGCTGAAAGACTGGAAATTCGAGGGTGTAGGCGTGCTGCGCACGGCCGATGGCGACGAATACCGGGGCGGCTTCAAGAATGGCCAGTTTGACGGCCAGGGCGTGCTGCGCTATGCCGTGGCGCAAGCGGACGGCCGGCGCGAAGACAGCGGCAACTGGACGGAAGGCCAGCTGGACGACCCGGCCGCAGATAAACTTACGCGCGACAATATCGAGCTGGCCCTGTACCACCAGCGCACCCTGCTCGACGGCGCCCTGGCCCGCATCGCGCCGCGCGATGCGGCGAAAAAAATCAATCTGTATTTGCTGGGCGTGGCTGGAGATGGCGCGCAGGAAGTGTTTCACCGCGAAACGGTATTCGTGCAGCGCCAGTTCGACCGCGATTACGGTACCGTGGGGCGCTCCTTGATGCTGGTCAACAGCCGCAACACGGTGGCGCAGCAGCCAATGGCCACGCGCACCAGCATCGCCGCCAGCCTCGACGCCCTGGGCGCGAAAATGGACAAGGCCAACGACATCCTGTTTCTGTTCCTCACCAGCCACGGCTCGCCCGAGCACGAACTGGCGCTGGCGCAAAACGGCATGGATCTGCACAGCCTGCCCGCGCAAGAGCTGGCCACCATGCTCAAGCACAGCGGCATCCGCTGGAAAGTCATCGTGATCTCGGCCTGTTATGCGGGCGGCTTCATTGCGCCCTTGAAAGATGACAACACCCTCATCATCACGGCCGCGCGCAGCGACCGCACCTCGTTCGGCTGCGACGACCAGAACGATTTTACCTATTTCAGCGAAGCGTATTTCAAGGAAGCCTTGCCCAAAAGCACCGGCTTTGCCGAAGCGTTCGAGCAGGCCAAGGTGCTGGTGCGCGCGCGCGAGGCGGCCGATTTCCGCGAAGGCGGCATGGAGACGGAAGAACATTCCGAGCCGCAACTGTTCCAGGGCAAGGCCATCGCTGCGCAACTGAAGGCGTGGCGCGCACAGCCACGTTAA
- the czcI gene encoding cation efflux protein, CzcI family, with product MRRFFLILLLFVLPLQMSWAAASAYCLHEEGKAAQHLGHHSHQHKAESDADKQPAGDKKGQPHSDCNVCHGIGHAWLPAGSSLPIGDIASVNADTSPFFYASHIPDAPKRPDWSSAA from the coding sequence ATGCGCCGATTCTTCCTCATTTTGCTGCTGTTCGTGCTTCCGCTCCAGATGTCCTGGGCCGCGGCGAGCGCGTATTGCCTGCACGAGGAAGGCAAGGCGGCGCAGCACCTGGGCCACCACAGCCACCAGCACAAGGCCGAGTCCGACGCGGACAAGCAACCCGCCGGCGACAAAAAAGGCCAGCCGCACAGCGACTGCAACGTCTGCCACGGCATCGGCCATGCATGGCTGCCAGCCGGCTCCAGCCTGCCCATCGGCGACATAGCGTCCGTCAACGCGGACACTTCTCCCTTCTTTTACGCTTCCCACATCCCGGACGCTCCCAAGCGCCCTGACTGGTCGTCGGCCGCCTAG
- a CDS encoding TolC family protein, with product MHRSIYLLLLSAGLLAGNFAHAQAPQEPAGPLTLPAALLLAEGGNATLSAARHELAAQGGALQQARARPNPELQTVLEDTRRATRSTTVQLNQLIELGGKRGARAAVAQRGADLAQAGLSLQQADTRAAVTSAFVDVLAAQEGLRLTDSAQALAARASDITARRVTAGKASPVEETRARVAEASVRLELNLARSTLASARKRLAALWGNATPRFSVAEGRLETLPELPQASELAARLGQAPAVRQAHSALAQRQAMLDVEQRRATPDVTVSIGMKRSEELGRNQAIIGLALPLPLFDRNAGNKLDALRRSDKASDELAAARIAVQTDVAAAIERLATARLDVESLRQDILPGAQSAYDAASKGFEFGKFAFLDVLDAQRTLLQAKNQYLRALTEAQHAAADIERLLGTPAPL from the coding sequence ATGCACCGATCCATCTATCTGTTATTGCTCTCCGCTGGCCTGCTGGCCGGCAATTTTGCCCATGCACAAGCTCCGCAGGAGCCTGCCGGCCCCCTGACCTTGCCCGCCGCGCTGCTGCTGGCCGAAGGCGGCAACGCCACTTTATCCGCCGCCCGCCACGAACTGGCGGCGCAAGGCGGCGCCCTGCAACAGGCGCGCGCCCGGCCCAATCCGGAACTGCAAACCGTGCTGGAAGACACGCGGCGCGCCACGCGCAGCACCACGGTGCAACTGAACCAGCTCATCGAACTGGGCGGCAAACGGGGGGCGCGCGCCGCCGTCGCCCAGCGCGGCGCAGACCTGGCGCAAGCGGGCCTGTCCCTGCAGCAAGCCGACACGCGCGCGGCCGTCACGTCCGCCTTTGTCGACGTGCTGGCGGCGCAGGAAGGCTTGCGCCTGACCGACAGCGCGCAAGCCCTGGCCGCGCGCGCCAGCGACATCACGGCCCGACGGGTGACGGCCGGCAAGGCCTCGCCCGTCGAGGAAACCCGCGCCCGTGTCGCCGAAGCGAGCGTGCGGCTGGAACTGAACCTGGCCCGCAGCACCCTGGCCAGTGCCCGCAAGCGCCTGGCCGCACTGTGGGGCAACGCCACGCCACGCTTCAGCGTGGCCGAGGGACGCCTGGAAACCTTGCCGGAACTGCCCCAGGCCAGCGAACTGGCGGCACGCCTGGGGCAAGCCCCGGCCGTGCGCCAGGCGCACAGCGCGCTGGCCCAGCGGCAAGCCATGCTGGACGTGGAACAGCGGCGCGCCACGCCCGACGTCACGGTGAGCATCGGCATGAAGCGTTCGGAAGAGCTGGGCCGCAACCAGGCCATCATCGGCCTGGCCCTGCCGCTGCCTTTATTCGACCGCAACGCGGGCAACAAGCTCGACGCCCTGCGCCGCAGCGACAAGGCCAGCGACGAGCTGGCCGCCGCCCGCATCGCCGTGCAAACGGACGTGGCCGCCGCCATCGAACGGCTGGCCACGGCCAGGCTCGACGTGGAAAGCTTGCGCCAGGACATCTTGCCTGGCGCCCAAAGCGCCTACGACGCGGCCAGCAAAGGTTTCGAGTTCGGCAAGTTCGCCTTCCTCGACGTGCTCGATGCCCAGCGCACCTTGCTGCAAGCCAAAAACCAATACCTGCGCGCGCTGACGGAAGCGCAGCACGCCGCCGCCGACATCGAGCGCCTGCTGGGCACACCAGCTCCCCTGTAA
- a CDS encoding sensor domain-containing diguanylate cyclase, which produces MPTRASSSWFARPVSHWVGPRVLAALVLALCLGLTYGAWRNADDASEQQVQADFDFRVRELVNNIVGRMQTYIQVLHGVQGLYASSQEVTRREFHAYLAAQQVDRHFPGIHGIGYLPLLSGAALARHEAGVRADGYPGYAVRPHGQRDWHAPITYLEPLSESNLLAFGYDIGSEPVRRAALEQARDTGQAAMTGKIHLVQDGGSAQAHGFLVVLPVYDNGLLHGSVAQRRAALRAWVFAPFRMGDLMVGVGGESARQLDLEIYDGAQLSEAALMYDSLPGALSSAASDSLVSRQAISIAGHAWTLRVRTMPGFDGELLARPRLVAWTGLLASIVLALATWLLAAGRARAQAALARSSELTGQLEQGQASVLAMAEAAQRSQAMLRSILDSTIDGILVDNIDGRIFTSNRRFRDLWQVPDALDWQADGAALVRHVESQLEQAAPFLGARTHAPHGHRERRDVLHLRDGRVVEQYVRSMQLGNEQARLWTFRDISERSQMERREHTRRQVLEMLATGAPLERVLESVVLSVQADHPAMLCSILLLDESRHRLVLGAAPSLPAFFNLSSHGHDLDTLQGVHGIAAQALRDGLRVIVGDLHTVADAQETMELAWRAQLQSCWAEPVRGGSGKLLGVLMAYHRQPTLPGAAHLARLSEAAHLAGMAIEQAQVALALRAGEARFRSLYDHAPVALWEQDWSAVRAALDALEQAGVRDLGAHFQASPDALRQLADLVRIIDANGAALAQVRANEDDQRRGALSLAQNFDDSALPRFGDALLALAGGAHLFECESSFVRLDGAARQNELSLLVMPGHADSLDFVMVSSLDITERKRMNAELLQLATTDFLTGLPNRRHFMASLENEHARLQRELASCASVLMLDIDHFKRVNDEYGHAVGDAVLRHLGALMCQALRKVDVPGRVGGEEFAILLPGTDLAAAAVFAERLRRRVAESSLTIDGGIVITITVSIGMAAMAGTDADCDAVLARADEALYRAKRGGRNRIEQNDGGGDGVLSKFMAQ; this is translated from the coding sequence ATGCCTACACGCGCGTCTTCGTCGTGGTTTGCCCGGCCAGTGTCGCACTGGGTGGGACCGCGCGTGTTGGCCGCCCTGGTGCTGGCGCTGTGCCTGGGATTGACGTATGGCGCCTGGCGCAATGCCGACGACGCCAGCGAACAGCAGGTGCAGGCCGATTTCGATTTCCGCGTGCGCGAACTGGTTAATAACATTGTCGGCCGCATGCAGACCTACATCCAGGTGCTGCACGGGGTGCAGGGACTGTATGCCAGTTCGCAGGAAGTCACGCGCCGCGAATTCCATGCCTATCTGGCGGCGCAGCAGGTGGATCGCCACTTTCCTGGCATCCACGGCATCGGCTACCTGCCCCTGTTGTCCGGCGCCGCCCTGGCGCGGCACGAGGCAGGCGTGCGCGCGGACGGCTATCCCGGCTATGCGGTGCGTCCGCACGGCCAGCGCGACTGGCATGCGCCCATCACGTATCTGGAACCGTTAAGCGAGAGCAATCTGCTGGCCTTCGGCTACGACATCGGCTCCGAACCCGTGCGCCGCGCCGCGCTCGAGCAAGCGCGCGACACGGGGCAAGCGGCCATGACGGGCAAGATCCACCTGGTGCAGGATGGCGGCAGCGCCCAGGCGCATGGCTTCCTGGTCGTCTTGCCCGTGTATGACAATGGCTTGCTGCATGGTAGCGTGGCGCAGCGGCGCGCCGCCTTGCGCGCCTGGGTGTTTGCGCCATTTCGCATGGGCGACCTGATGGTGGGCGTGGGCGGCGAGAGCGCGCGCCAGCTGGACCTGGAAATCTATGACGGCGCGCAATTGTCCGAGGCGGCCCTGATGTATGACAGCTTGCCGGGCGCCCTGTCGTCTGCCGCCTCGGACAGCCTGGTGTCGCGGCAAGCGATCAGCATCGCCGGCCATGCCTGGACTTTGCGCGTGCGCACCATGCCGGGCTTCGATGGCGAATTGCTGGCGCGCCCTCGCCTGGTGGCCTGGACGGGGCTGCTGGCCAGCATCGTGCTAGCGCTGGCCACGTGGCTGCTGGCGGCGGGCCGCGCCCGCGCCCAGGCGGCGCTGGCGCGTTCGAGCGAACTGACGGGCCAGCTGGAGCAGGGGCAGGCGAGCGTGCTGGCGATGGCCGAGGCGGCGCAACGCAGCCAGGCCATGCTGCGCAGCATTCTCGATTCGACCATCGACGGCATTCTGGTCGACAATATCGATGGCCGCATCTTCACCTCGAACCGGCGCTTCCGCGATTTGTGGCAAGTGCCCGATGCGCTCGACTGGCAAGCCGATGGCGCGGCGCTGGTGCGCCATGTGGAAAGCCAGCTGGAGCAGGCCGCGCCTTTCCTCGGGGCACGCACCCACGCGCCACACGGCCACCGCGAGCGGCGCGACGTGCTGCACCTGCGCGATGGTCGGGTGGTCGAGCAATATGTGCGCAGCATGCAGCTGGGCAATGAGCAGGCGCGCCTGTGGACCTTCCGCGATATCAGCGAGCGCAGCCAGATGGAGCGGCGCGAGCATACTCGGCGCCAAGTGCTGGAAATGCTGGCCACGGGCGCGCCGCTGGAACGGGTGCTGGAAAGCGTGGTGCTGAGCGTGCAAGCGGACCATCCGGCCATGCTGTGCAGCATCTTGCTGCTCGATGAAAGCCGCCACCGCCTGGTGCTGGGCGCCGCGCCCAGCTTGCCCGCGTTTTTCAACCTGTCCAGCCATGGCCATGACCTCGACACCCTGCAGGGCGTGCATGGCATCGCCGCGCAAGCCCTGCGCGACGGCCTGCGCGTGATCGTCGGCGACTTGCATACGGTTGCCGATGCACAAGAGACGATGGAACTGGCGTGGCGGGCCCAGTTGCAATCGTGCTGGGCCGAACCCGTGCGTGGCGGCTCGGGCAAGCTGCTGGGCGTGCTGATGGCGTATCACCGCCAGCCCACCTTGCCGGGCGCGGCGCACCTGGCGCGGTTGAGCGAGGCGGCGCACCTGGCCGGCATGGCCATCGAACAGGCGCAGGTGGCGCTGGCCCTGCGCGCGGGCGAAGCGCGTTTCCGCAGCCTGTACGACCATGCGCCCGTGGCCCTGTGGGAACAGGACTGGTCGGCCGTGCGCGCCGCGCTCGATGCCCTCGAGCAAGCGGGGGTGCGCGACCTGGGCGCCCATTTCCAGGCCAGTCCGGACGCGCTGCGGCAACTGGCGGACCTGGTGCGCATCATCGATGCGAACGGCGCCGCGCTGGCGCAGGTGCGCGCCAACGAGGACGACCAGCGCCGCGGCGCCTTGAGCCTGGCGCAGAATTTCGACGACAGCGCCTTGCCCCGCTTCGGCGATGCGCTGCTGGCGCTGGCTGGCGGCGCCCACCTGTTCGAGTGCGAAAGCAGCTTCGTGCGTCTCGACGGGGCGGCGCGGCAAAATGAATTGAGCTTGCTGGTGATGCCCGGCCATGCGGACAGCCTCGATTTCGTCATGGTGTCCTCGCTCGACATCACCGAGCGCAAGCGCATGAATGCGGAACTGCTGCAACTGGCCACCACGGATTTTTTAACTGGCTTGCCGAACCGGCGCCACTTCATGGCGTCGCTGGAAAACGAGCATGCCCGCTTGCAGCGCGAGCTGGCCAGCTGCGCCAGCGTGTTGATGCTCGACATCGACCATTTCAAGCGCGTCAACGACGAGTATGGCCACGCCGTGGGCGACGCCGTGCTGCGTCACCTGGGCGCGCTGATGTGCCAGGCCTTGCGCAAGGTCGACGTGCCGGGCCGCGTGGGCGGCGAAGAATTCGCCATCTTGCTGCCTGGTACCGACCTGGCGGCGGCGGCCGTGTTTGCGGAACGGCTGCGCCGGCGCGTGGCGGAAAGTTCGCTGACCATCGATGGCGGCATCGTGATCACCATTACGGTGAGCATCGGCATGGCCGCCATGGCCGGTACCGATGCCGATTGCGACGCCGTGCTGGCACGCGCCGACGAGGCGCTGTACCGGGCCAAGCGGGGCGGGCGCAACCGCATCGAGCAGAATGACGGCGGCGGCGACGGCGTGCTCAGCAAGTTCATGGCACAGTGA